The Aythya fuligula isolate bAytFul2 chromosome 1, bAytFul2.pri, whole genome shotgun sequence nucleotide sequence GGAGAATGCACGtctatttcagcattttaaaatgtctttgaaaataagcaAGATTGAATAGACactgtaaaaaataatcaaaaggaGCCCTGgatttctttagaaagaaatttctttagaaagaaatcCAGGCTGAGCAAAACATTTGGGCTTCTGGCAATTCTAGGTACTTGAAATCAGACATGAGTGAACTAATATTCCAAGAGTGGAACCTTAAGATGCCCCATTACTATTATCTGTGTGAGCAGGAAACAGCCAGATTAGTAATGGCTACCAGTCCTTCACAACATTTGGTATTTTATTAAGCAgtgaaatgctttgtttaaaaaaaaaaaaaaaaaaaaaaaaaaaaaaaaaaaaaaaaaaaaggtgagttCTGTCAGTACAATTCATTATTGTGAGATGAGCTGGTTTGCTTATTGCCCAGAGTCAGACTCTTTCAAATGAGCTTCCTGACAGGTGCCTTTTCTACTCCGTGTTGAGACTGAGGACGCCTTGCTCAGGTCTCAGAgattaaattgcatttaaaaagcatAGCTAGCACTTTCTGGAGGAAGATGATTGTGATGATGTTTCAGTATGACTTGCATACCATTATTACTAGCTATTACTGTTTCTTCGTTCTTTGGGATTGATCCCACAAAACCGATCCTTAAAATAGCCCCAGTCACATATGTGGGCGTTGTAGGGTAGACTTCCTATTTATTCTCcatgctgtgtttgtttttagtagGGAGAGGCATGTTGTCATGATTTTACTAACAGCAGCTAGCACTGATATAGCtctaattctctctctcttacaTGCTTATGTATGCACATgatcacatacacacactttaGGTTCTAGCAGTTTTTCCAAAGCACACCCTTTCATTTTAAGTGTAATGAAGTGTTGGCATCAGTAGGATTCACTCTTACTACAACGTTTGCAGTGCTGAGCCCTTAGAAGAAGGTATCTAATTAATCTGTACTATTtgcaaaatgcattaattttccTGGGGTGCTTTCTGTACAGTGTTAttggaaagctttaaaataacagTCCACCAACAGACACAACACTTGTTGCACTGAATAACGCTGATGACTTCAGGCCGGGTACATTCCCTGTAATTGaaagtctgttttctctgcttgaAAGTAGAGATTTTCAAGacgaaaaaataaaacaaacaaaaaaacaaaacagcaaaactcaggaccttttaagtttttttttaagtcttgaattatttaatttattttaattattaaaattatttgcactTGTACTCACTGTTCCATACAGCTTCCCCTTGTTGTTCATTGCAATGAAGAGAGCACTTTTCACACCAAACAGGCTAACAACACCTCTCTCTACAGTGGATATTTCAAAGAGAcctaaaaaataagaagttaaTAGAAATATTATCACAGAATTTGTAGCTAATCAAAGGCAAATCAGATATGACTACTTTAAAACCTTAATGAACATACCTTAATTTTTATTAGAACTATGTCCCTAGTTGGGCATAATAAAAGtacacagagaaaatgatgttttttctaTATGCCAAAGGATCTTATAATAATTCTTCCAGAATCATATTCACATCATATAGAATCCTTTTGCTCTTGCATCTGTCAAATTCTCTTAGACTTTTTAATATGCaacttatttttacattacTGTTACTGtcttctatgaaaaaaatcaagtccaAAGGACTAAAGCTTTTCCTTTAATCTTGTAGTTAAAGAACAACAGCCATAAGAGCAACTACACCAGGAACAGCAAGCCCCTTCCAGTACTGAGTGTCCCAAATGTAGGATTCCAAAATCATTCTTTGGCTCTGTGAGCTTGGTGACAACCTCCCAGATTCAAAAGGTAAATGAGAAGGTGAGGAGTGAGCaaatgcagcagagagaaagtTTTCAacctgttttgtcttttctcatcTGTGCGgtaaagcaaagtaaaaataaattgtatctAAATTTGTCTAAGCATTTGTGACATGTTTCAGCCTGTAGGTTTCTAATGTTTATTGATCCCAGAGACTTTTAAAAGGCAACAGATGTAGCACAGATTAACAATAACAAGTAATAACATTTGCATTCTATGAAGGGTAATTACTAGAGTTCACAGCAATTAAGTGACATCTATTTCATTTCTGGATGCAACTCACTGTATTGGTTTTCATTGTGAACTCCGCTTATCCTTCCGTCTGGGAGGATTTGAAGGTGAAACCCGATGCCCACGTTGCAATAAAGCCTCCGCTGCCTCTTGATTCCTAGCAAATAGTCACTCTCCCAGTTCACATCTGACTTCTCCCCTGACATCCCAGCAATGGACCTGGACAACAGAGATTGCCATCCTCTTTCCAGCAATGTGCCATTAGTTCTGCTTACAACTGGATATGTTGAAGCAATCCCagctaaaaaaaacaggagaatgAAAGCAGACAACGTCCGATGAATGCTGGCTTTGGAGAACATAGTGATGAGAAGTCTTTGTGCAGTGGTCATCCGGTTCACCTCCTGGGCACGTGGTCAGAATTAATGGCCCTAAAAATACCGcccttcttgtttttctcccttcagcaTGGTGGCAGAAGcttatttttggaaagcaaatagAGATTGCTGACATGAAACTAAAGCCTGAGAGCAGTTGAGTTGGAAGCAGAGACAGGCCAACAGGACTCAAACTGGTGGGGACCATGTTTTGGAGGTCCTGCTCTCTGGTGGGCAGCCTCGGTTGTATTTGATTGACCCATCTTTATAGTGCAGAGGCTGTCCCTCCCCACATCATCACTCTGACATCAACAGCTTGCCAGAGGTAAGCTTGCCATGGCTGTAACACTAACCTGCCGTCctcccaggctggctggggtTTGATGAGTGCTGTCATCCAAGACCAGAGGCAGGAGTGAGGTTTCATTGGCTGCGCAAAGCAAAGGAATCAAATTGGTTGGGCAGTCAGAGGCCTCGCAGGCAGCTTCCTTATTTAGAGAAGAAGGTGTAAAAACAGTCATGGACCTCATCAGAGAGCAATGAAAACTGTGCAGTCACTTCCTTAGCTGCATGATCGCTGGGTGTATATCAGGGTAGCTCAGCATTTGGGGAGAATTGGCTTGAAGTGGCTGTTTCTCTTTTAGTGCATGCCCAGCAAATCCAGGGCACCTCTTATGATAGCGGCCCATGCGCTAACAGCTTTTCTGTGCCTCTAAAAGGAGTGTTCCTGGTCTGTTAACACAGAGGTAAGCCATGTGAAAGGTGGGGCTTGTTCCTACCGTTTATACTCAAACatgcttctgctgtttgcagTTGCAGTTCTGCTAAGCTAGGCATGCAGGCACAAGCATTGAGCTTGCTGTTGCTGGTACCAAGGGGACATTGCTAATGTTCTTAAGTGTTTGTGGTTTTCACTGAGGTGACTGCCAAGTGATCCCATTTATATGGGAAGGACATGTCTTAATACAGTGAACAAACCTGGGATCTGTGCTGCTCTAGAATACATTTGCAGGTGTGCAATTGTATTTGCAAGACAAAGGCTTTGGCAATGCATtaaagagagagggaaatggCCACTCCTCCCTACCTTTTCACTGTCTCTTTTCCTCAAGCCCAAGTGCtcctttacttttattatttacttttgtaAATGACAAgcatcttcattttcctcttcttcctcagacTGCCTTACTTATTTCCCCTCATTTTGCActattgttgttttcttcttttctttcttctttcaagtctAGCACATCAGTTTTTTATCTTAATTAGTTTCATGGAGCTTATTAATACACCAGGTGGTGGAAAATGGCTGAGatatctgcaaatatttttgccaATATGCCTGGCAGCTTTTCACAGCACAGAACTTGTGTTGTCCGTGTCATTTGAGATGCCTGCATGCTAGTAAGGAGAGTACCTGGAAGCGCAGTGGAACTGAGCACATCAGGCATGACATACAGTTTCACATTCACAGGGCTGTAATATGAGGCCATGGACACAGCAAACACTCAAGCAGAGGCACTGTGAGCGATGGGGAGGAGATGGTAGCCTTGAAGCAGGTGAGCAGATAGATTCAGTGACGTGTGAAATACTGATTACTCTCTTGAGAGGAGCTCAGCTATAAAAAGACTGGGAATCACTGGACTAGTACCCCAGCTTGTGCCAGGTGGCATTTCAGAAGCTCTATGTCTTGGTCAAAGCAACATTCAGGGTATCTTCTGCCTTTTGTTCatgatgaatttttttttttatcaatttctctgctgctgtctaCTTTATCTCATGATTTTCCGCAGTGTGAACTGCATATATAATTTTTAGCAATTACCTGCATTTTTCACCCTCTCGGCACAGCTGCAGTGTCTCTGTGGGAGGCCAGTGctgacaggaaaaaaggctCATAGTTATAGGGATGTTACAGGGATGAAGCACCGACTTCCTAGGTTGTTTTGTAGTGCAGTCTGAAGTCCTGCTCATTCCCAATGCATGTGACTCCAAGAGAAAAGCTGAATCTCTCAGAACCATCCCTGTCTCTAAAATAAGCATTGTAATATTCACTTCCCAAGTGTAGTTTTCTTCTCCCTAATAAATGTTTGAAGTGTAATTTTGCAGTTTGCTTGTGATCAGTGTCctaagaggaaaagcagaatacAGCTGTCAATCATCAGGCAAAACAGCAGTTGGTGGTTTCACGGGTTGAGGGAGAAGGATGCAGAGCTGGCTTTCCATCGCCAGCTTTCAGTCACTTTTGACTTATTTGTCAGTTTTCTCACAGCAGGGCCAAGGCATGGGCTAAAACAGCTTCTCTAATTTTTCCTGGCATATCTGCTACTGCCACTTTTGCTTGATCTGGAAACTAAAACAATAGCTAAAAATTGACACTTCACTGGGATGTCTGACAGTCCTCAGAGACAGAGTTTTGGTACCCAGCCTAAGACCAAATAGTGAATGGTGTGCAGCTGAGAGATGAGGTGTATACTATAGTCTTGTAGTACTTGGCAGTTCTGCATCAGAGCTGAAATGAGTCTTGAACCACCTCTCAGTCTGATCATAGCCAGCAGGTTGCTGAGTTTTGGTGTACTGGGAAAGGTGTCTGAAGACAAACTTTTGTGTAAGTTCTAGAGTTTCTGATTCAAATAatccttttctcctttacaATGTATTTTGTTGGGTTAAACTTTTCTTGGCCTGTGAATTAACTGTCTGCAGAAAATTGACTGaaatctttttgatttttcagataGCACGTTGTTCTGGCATCATGTGTCCTGCAGAATTTTCAAGGTGTCAAGGGAGGTAgcagtaaaaaaatataaaatagaaatttacagtaaaataaatcccATGAACTCCATAATGGTAAAAATTTATCTCAGCAATCAACCTCTTCTTACTCAAAGTCGTAAGACCCAGGATGATGGGGGTTACCACCTAATTAAAGTAACAGGTTTTCATTGTCAGTATTTCAgtgcaatattaaaataaggCCCCTCTGGAACACAGCAGTACAGATCCACTTTCAGATAGTCTAGGAAaagccaggcagctgagcagtAACGTGATACAGATTCAGAGCAAGTCTTTCAAAAATGCACGATGACCTAGGCTCCAGGGTTCCATTTTCAAATCTCTTAAAAGTCTCTCCCTATTTTAAGGCACGGAAGGAGCCGTCCCTCGTTCGGAAGCAGAGTCAGACTAAAATTGTTCACCTTGCCTGTGCTGAAGATCCAGGCTGGTGGTGgaacagaggaggaaggagattGCTGGGTCACAGATCGGACTGCTATGGCAGGGTATTGCAGGCTCTGGATATCTCACACAGGACTGTTAGCCCCAGTATGAACATAGAGCCCCATCAGACCATCTTCAGGCACAGGGGGTTTGCTGAAATGAGTTGGCCAGCATGGAGAGAATTGTAACAGAAATGCTATTATGAATGAAAGACATAAATCACAGAATGTGTGtatgaaagcaaaaccaaaagaaaatatagcaAGGGTTATGAAAATGACTTTTATTGATACCCAAGGACCcagctaacaaaaataaaactggtaaACACTGGGTGTGTTGCTGACATTAAGATCAGACAGCCCACATTGGATAGGGCTACAGCACATGTGACTAATCAATAGAAGACCAGAATGCTGGTGGCAAGACAATGACAAAGAGGGCTATAGCACGCTGCATTTCTTCCCGTTATCCCACTGGGAAGGCAGATGTGTAGCCATTTATACCCAGAGTGAGTAAGCAAGAAAATAGACAGCAGCCTTGCATAAGACACTTAGAGGCTGAAGCAAACAAGCTTCTGAAACAAAAGTATCACCTTGTTACAGCTACTGACTTCTGAAGCATGTAAAAGGCATATTCAAAAACCAGTTTATCATCACCAGTCAAAGTGAAACCAAGACATAGACTGAGGATGTAACAGCTAGTCTCCCTCATCTTCCATGTCACAAGCAGTGATCCTGGCCAGGACACTTGGACACATATGTCTTGGTGCATGTGAACATGTGGGTAGGAGAAAACTTAGAGAtttgtttataataaatatCACCTTCCCATTCCACCACAAGGCCTCTCATTGAGGTTTTACATGCTACTTTCCTACAGACAGGTACAAATGACAGAACACCTTCCTGGCATTTTTTTCCGAGAAAGTAGAGGAAAAGATCCACTCCCAAAGGAAGCCATAGAAGAGTCAGGAATATATAAGTATTATAACTTACTGGGAAAATTTTGGTTTACAGATCATTCAAGATAAATTCATATTCATAATCCAAAGAGGGCATGTCAAACATAGATATGCCAAGCTGATTAGTCTTTTTCTCCCAAGGCATTAGCACAGAAGTTAGTTCATAGGGACACAGAGTAACTTTGCTGTGTTTGCACACAGACAGAATTATGGGCAAATCTTGCTCTTTATGACATGAACACAAATTCCTTCTTGCAACAGAGTTGTTCTTCATGTACCATGATGTAACTTGCACCTTACCTTTATAGTTTTCCACACAAGAGCTGTCCTAGGCTTATCCTAGTTTAAAGCTTGGCATGGAAACCCAGAGCCTGGAAGACTTCTGggaaaagaaattgtatttcaaCTTCTCCTCTGTTCTAGGGGCTGTGAGGAGAAGGTAGCCCACATAGGCTGCAGATGTGGTTGGTGTTGAGTAGGAAATGGAGTGGCCAAAGCAGCTGGTGATTGCACTGGCTCCCCAGTAGACCTCTTGCTGGTACAGCTTGGAGGACACTTGAAGATTTGTGACTGCTCTCTGGAAGCACAGGAAAAGACTTCTGTGATGCAGAGTTGTCAGTAAGAGATGTATTTTTGTGCAGCTGGCCTGGTTCTTCTCTACATTCCTGGGCACAATAAAATCCCACCAACAACAGCTTTGAGGTGGCTAAATCTGCCTCGCCATATCTTATAGAGATTGAAATGTCTTTCAGAAGACAGACCAGTGAATCTATGGTGAACCTTTTGCTTCCCAAGCCAGTGCTCTGCACACCAACCCACTGCCTCTCTCATCACCTCCTCAGCTGTTCCCACTCTGCAAGTACAGGCAGTCCGAGGGCAAAATGCTGAGCTTAAAAAAGTGACAGCCACCAGCCCCCACAGAGATCTCTTCAGTGTTATTTATTAGAAGAGCAGAATGATGTGGGACATGTTTAATTTGGTTTTAGTTTATTACACCCAGGGTTTTATCATTACAGCAGGAACAAGGACAGTGCAGGGATAGGGACACTAAATGGACCATTCAGGTAGCATCATCAataggaaagcaaaaataacaattttttattGGTGGTAGTATTGATGTTTTGTACAAGAGGCCAAGTGACAAAGTCTTTGGGCTATTCCTGACTGTGGAAGCCATTCAGATGATTTGAAGTAATCCAGTTTTGAAGGTTGAAGGCAATTTCTTCCACGTGCCAGGTAAATGTGTCTTCCTTGTTTTGTGTTCCATTAGTTCAGGTGAGGGCTTTCTCTTGCATGTCAATTCTGTATCTCTTGGTCTTGATCCCTCatgttttggggaagaaatATGAATCATGGGGCCTTTGTGGGGCCATCTGAACTCTTTCCTGGTTTCTTGCAAGCTGGGCAACACTGAAGGTCTAAAGCTTGGAACCCAACTTTGATAATAGTTACAATTTGTTGCTGAATTTCACCAGGAAAGGAACCTGCCTTTGAgttctcctcctgctttcttccctttttttccattgtcaTTGCAGTGTTGTTGGGGGGAGAAAAGGTACTCACCACATCTGAGGATTTCAAAATCCTGTAAGAAATACAGGTGTGTAACCCTTGTCATGTTGCTCATTCACAGGGGAAGGCTGAATTAATTAGAGTGAGTCCTGGAAGGGGTCAAAATCCAGGGCCTTGAAGTGCAAGAGGAGGGCAGAAGAGAAACCCATTCTGGCAAGAGTTCCTGGGCCATTTTGGGTGAGCAACTGCTCTGTGTTCATATGTGGGTGTAAAGGTACCTACACTACAGTGAATCCATGTGCTCCAAGGGTCTAAGCTTGCAGTACATTCTGGGGGTGTCTAGTTAACACAGTCAAGGAGTGCAGAAACAGCTCACCAGCCAGGAGGTGTCTTCTCCAGGGTGAGCTGAAGCCTTCTCAGGACTCCACTACCTTCATTGACAAGGTCTTCATGTAACAGGAGCTGAGGCATGCACACATTGACACTTAAATGGAAGTTTTTTAATGTGGAGATGAATCCCCTCCCTGGTGCCCAGCAACCAGCCCAGGAACAGAGCAGCAGACAGACTGCAAGTAAATGTGTGTGAGCTGGTCACAACCAGGATATGTTGTGTTTGATCCAGCAGCATTTGCAGTGATGGTGTCTGCTTGGAAATCTTTTGCACTTTTCTCCCAACAGCACAGACATGTTTCTTCACTGAGCTCTGAAAAGCTATCTCAAGCCTATTATCTGAAGTCCTACAGAGTCTTCACACATACTTGTGTCAGGAGTGTGTCtcagccacaggctgcagtgtacAGGATGCTCTGGGTATATTCAAAGACCACAGGACTTTGTTTTGTGCTACAGTATTTGCACATTCCCAGCTACATAAGAGTGGGTGGAGAGTTGCTGCACAGAGTGTCCCTTTAACATCCCTCTTTCTTCCAGATCTACACTTGGGTGAAATTTTCTAAGGGCATCAAAACTCCAGACTGATCTAAGTGACTCAGGCAGGGTTTCAGAAACCCCTGGCTTCTGGTGTCAGCTGCATGTGCTTTCCACATGATTAGGCCTCCTAGAGCTACCTAGCTATAAGGAGGTCAAGGACACAAGTCTCACCAGCCAACTCACAAATGCTGGCTCATGCTCTGAATATGTTGTGGAAtaagagcaagaaaaacagattcTCCAAATTCTTTatgcttctgaaattaaatcaCAGCAGCCATGGGATGCCAGTTCCCTTTAACTGCCCCTCTTATGCCCTTGGCAGACTTTTCAGACTAAGCCTTACCCCACCCATGGAAGAAACTCCTTGTTTCTTCCTTAggtgtttcttttatttgatcTCAGTGTTGTTCCACAGTGTTCCTATCATGTTATTGCATGTACAAAAAGAGCAATAATTTAATACCTCACATAAGGAGGAAATCTGGTGTGCCAGTGATATTACTAAGATCTTAACAAGTTTTCTCCTGCCCTTTCTCACTaaacttttctctgtttctctgacCCCCTGAGTGAGTCACGGAGTCATTGAAACATGTATATTAGAAGGGACCTAGGGAGTCCGAGTTCAGCTTCCTGCTCTAAGTAGTACTAACTCCAGTGCAAGAGCAGCCTGACCAGTCAAATACTTAACATTATTAGGCAGCAgcaagaagggaaaggaaggcagcagctgaggaaggcTGCAGCATGGGCTTGGTCTGTGCCTTCAGTGTTGTGCCAAcgataaataatttttccttatgACACACTGTCCTCAAAAATGTCCAAAAGATAGTAGATAGAATGCTCCGCCTTCAAGCTCTGGGAATATAAATCAGACAGCTGTCAGCTTGAACTATTTGATTGCTTGAAAACGTCATTTGTGCTGAAAGATGGAGctagtattttcctttcatgttgTTCTTTATGTGAAGCtctgagaaataagaaaatgaaggtaAGAGATCAAGGGATTTgtccttctttttatttctttgttatttaatataaattaatcaGTTCCTGGGACTAATTGAAAGGGGCCTGCACTTGAACTAGATCTATAGGAGTAACTGAAGATTTTTCATTCActctttaaaaatgtgcatCTAAAACTATTTCTTGCTCTCCTCATCAGGGGTCTAGTAAAGCTCAAGGCTGCATTCTTAGACAGCTATCTAGATGGGTAGCCAAAATTCAGCCACCAGAAATTCATCCAAACAGAAAGTTCATCAGCTAAATTGGGACA carries:
- the FGF6 gene encoding fibroblast growth factor 6 — encoded protein: MTTAQRLLITMFSKASIHRTLSAFILLFFLAGIASTYPVVSRTNGTLLERGWQSLLSRSIAGMSGEKSDVNWESDYLLGIKRQRRLYCNVGIGFHLQILPDGRISGVHNENQYSLFEISTVERGVVSLFGVKSALFIAMNNKGKLYGTAVFQDECKFKETLLPNNYNAYESNAYHGAYIALSKHGRVKRGNKVSPAMTVTHFLPRI